In the Deferribacter desulfuricans SSM1 genome, TGATAAAAAAGTGGTAAAAGAAGAAGGGAAAAAGAGTAAAATAGAGTATGTCAAATGGACGCCTGAAGAAATAGAAAAGATTAAAAAATTAGTTGAGTCTGCAGCTGGTATTGATGTTAATAGGGGTGATAGGATTGAGGTAACAAATATATCATTTGATACAACTCACGATTTAGAAGTGGCTTCTTTTTATAATAAGCAGGAAAAGATGAGTCTTATATTTACAATTGCAAAATATGTTTTAGCGCTATTGATAGTAGTCTTGTTCTACTTCCTTGTTGTAAGACCTATTTTGAAACGACTTGAAACAGTAAGGGAAACAGAAGAGGGGACTTTTGTTGCTGCCGGTGCTACAGGAAAAGGTGAATCGGTAGATATTAGCATTGGTGAAGAGATTAAATTTCCTAAGACTATAGAGGAATTAGAAAAAGAGATAGAAAATGAGTTAGAGGAAAGTGCTCCAGTTGATGTTGATACCGTAAAAACTAAAGTTATGTTGAAAAAACTTGAAGAAGCTGCAAATGAAGATCCAGAAACAATAGCTAATTTGATAAAAGTATGGATTAAAGGTGGTAGTTGATGGCAGAAGAGAGAGAGCAGCTTAGCGGTATAAAAAAAGCAGCAATCCTATTAATTACGCTTGGGGAAGAAGTATCTAGTAAGATAATGGCAGAGCTTGATGATGAAGAAGTAGCAGATATTTCAAAAGAGATAGCTCTTACAAAAATAGTTGATCCAGCTGTTGCTGATGATGTTGTTGAAGAGTTTTATAATATGTATTTGGCCAAAAAGTTTATTTCTAAGGGTGGTCTTGATTATGCAAAATCAGTTTTGACTAAATCTCTTGGGCCTGAGCGTGCAAGAAAAATTATAGATAGATTGACTAAACTCCTTGAGCAGTCAACGGGTTTTGAATTTTTAACTAAGATAGATCCAAAGCAACTTGCAAAATTTATACAAAATGAGCACCCACAAACAATAGCACTCATTTTAGCTCACTTAGATCCATCTCAAGCAGCTGAAGCTTTAGCTGAGCTGCCAGAAGATTTGAAAGCTGATGTGGCTTTACGTATAGCTAATTTACAAGATATTTCTCCTGCTGTAATAAAAACATTATCCAAAACTTTGGAAGAGAGATTTGAATCTATTAGCTCATATAAAGTTGATGTTGGTGGTGTTAAATCTGTTGCTGAGATATTAAATAGAATGGATAGAACTACAGCTAAAACAACATTAGAGAGATTGGAGAAAGATGCTCCAGAACTCGTGAGTCAGATAAGAGATATGATGTTTACATTTGATGATATCAGAAGACTCGATAATACTGCTATCCAAGAGATTTTGAAGCGTGCGGATAAAAATACTTTAACTTTAGCACTAAAGGGTGCAGATGAGGAGCTTCAAAATAAATTCTTTTCTAATATGTCTAAAAGAGCCGTTGAGACTATGAAAGAAGAGATGGAGTATATGGGGCCTGTCAAACTTAAAGAGGTAGAAAAAGCTCAGCATGAAATAGTCCAAATAGTAAGAGAGTTGGATGAAGAAGGTGTAATAAGTATTTCTGGTGGAGAAGAAGAGCAATACGTATAACAGATTGTTACATATTTGTTATTTACTAAACTATAAACTTTTAGGATAATGATGCCAAAAAAAATAATAAGAGCAGAAGAAAATTATAAAATTGAAAGTTTCAATTTTAAGGTTTTTCGCTCTGTTCAAAGAGGGGTAACCCAATATGTTTTCAAGTCATTTGATAGTGATTCTAATTTAGAAGATGATTCAACTATTTCAGGCAAAAATGACAAAATAGAAGAAGTTATAGAAGATACTAAAAAAGACCAAATTGCAATAGATAAAGATAATTACAAACCGCAAAACTCAGAACCCATTGATATTGAAGAGGTTAAGTCGAAAGCACGAGAAGAGGGTTACAATGAAGGTTATGAAAAAGGGCTTCAGAATGGGCTAAAAAAGGCTGAAGAGTATAAAAAAGAGTATGAAGCAAAAAAAGATGATTATTTGGAAGTTTTAAAAAATGGTGTTAGAGAAGCTATTACTAAAATTGATGAAGTTAAAAAAGCTGTTTTGAGTTTAGATGAGGAGCTTCCAAATATTGTACTAAATTATATCAAAGAGATTATAGGTGTTGAGAGAAAATTAAATGATGAGCTTATAGTTTCTGTTTTCAAAAAACATATGGAAAAAATAAAGAATGCTACAAATGTGATAATATATGTAAATCCAGATGATTTGGATATTTTGAAATCAGAGTTTAATGATTTTGATTTTGTACCTGATGAAAATGTAAACAAGGGTGGCTTTAGAGTAAAAACAAATATAGGTGAGTTTGATTTTACAATAGAAACTTTAATGAAAAATTTTGAAAAGACGCTTTATGAAGAAATTGAAACTTCTTAAAAATATAAATTTTGATAATTCTGTTGTTGTCACTGGTAAAGTTACAAAGATTGTAGGCCTTACTATTGAAGCAGATGGCCCTTTATTAAGTATTGGTACAAGGTGTGAAATTGAGGGTGTTGGTGGGAAAAATATTTTAGCTGAGATTGTTGGATTTAAAGATGATAGAGTTATTTTGATGCCCTATGCAGAAAGTGAAGGTATTGCTCCTGGAAGTATTGTTAGAAATGTAGCCTATGGGAATGTGGTAAAAGTAAGTGAAGAATTATTGGGTAGGGTTTTGGATGGTTTGGGAAGGCCGATAGATAGTAATAGAGTGATTACAAATTATGAATTAAAAAGTGTTTATACAGAGCCACCTTCCCCTTTGGAGAGGGAAATTATAAAAGATGCAATTCATACAGGTGTTAAAGCTATTGATGCTTTAATTACTATTGGTAAAGGGCAGAGGGTTGGTATTTTTGCTGGAAGTGGTGTAGGAAAAAGTGTATTGCTTGGGATGATTGCAAGAAATAGTAGTGCGGATGTAAATGTTATTGCATTAATAGGTGAAAGAGGAAGAGAGGTTAGGGAGTTTATAGAAAGGGATCTTGGAGAGGAGGGGCTCAAAAAATCGGTTGTAGTTGTTGCAACAAGTGATCAATCCCCTCTTGTGCGAAAAATGGGGGCTTTTGTGGCAACAACAATTGCAGAATATTTTAGAAGTCTTGGCAAAGATGTGATGTTTATGATGGATTCTGTTACAAGATTTGCTATGGCTCAAAGAGAAATTGGATTGACTGTAGGTGAGCCTCCGACAACCAAAGGTTATACCCCGTCAGTTTTTGCTTTATTGCCAAAGTTACTTGAGCGAGCTGGGACAAAAAAAGGGGAAGGGACAATAACCGGTCTATACACAGTTTTGGTTGAAGGTGACGATCTCAATGATCCTATTGCAGATTCTGTAAGGTCTATTATAGATGGTCACATCGTACTTGATAGAAATTTGGCTGCTAAAAATCACTTTCCAGCAATTGATGTGATGATGAGTGCTAGTAGATTAATGAAAGAAATAGTAGATGAGAGGCATTTTGAAGCTGCCGGAAGACTTAGAGATTTGATAGCAACATATAGAGAAGCTGAAGATTTGATAAATATTGGAGCTTATGTAAAAGGGAGCAATAAAAAGATTGATGAAGCTATTTTAAAGATAGATTTGATTAACAACTTTTTGAAACAGAAAATAGATGAAACATCTCCTTTTGAAGAGACAAAAAAACAGCTTTTTCAATTAGCTGGGGTCAAATAAGCTAAATGAATAAAAAGTTTCCACTCCAGAAAGTTCTTGAGCATAGAAATAGGATTTATGAAATTAAGTTGCAGGAATTGGAAAAGCTTAAAATGGAATTATCAAATATAGAAAATGAATTAACTATTTTAGAAGCAGAGTATAAAAGAATAAGTAATGATGTTTTAAATTTAAAAAATGAAAGTTTACTTATGAAACCGTTGTATGATAAATACTTGTTGAGAGTCGAAAATGCAATAAACAATACCAAGAAAAGATTAAAAGATAAAAATGATGAGATAGAACAAAAAAAAGAGGAAGTAGTAAAAGCTTTGAATGATAAGAAAGTGATGGAAAAATTGAAGGAAAAACATATAATTGATTACAGAAATTTTTTAAAGAAGGAAGAGCTGAAGATGATAGATGAATTGGTAATTACGAGGTTTAAAAATGATAATGAGATTTAGTTTAATTTTAGTTATTTTTTTTACTTTTTTGGGCATTACCTTTTCAGAAACAAATTTAGCTGATATAAATAGGATATCAAAGCATCTGAAAGAAAAAGAGAAACAGCTCCAACTTAAAGAGGAAGAGCTTAAAAAGAAGGAAGAAGAGCTTAAAATGCTCGAAGAAATACTTAATAAAAAGAGCGATGAAATTGATAAAAAGTTAGCAAAGTTGCAAAAGTTGTATGATGAAATAAAAAAGATTGAAGATGAAGATTTGGATAGGTTGGCAAAATATTATGCTTCTACTAATCCTAAATCAGCAGCAAAAATTATTGCTAAAATGGACTTGAATAAAGCGGTACAGCTTTTTAAAAGAATGAGCCCTATGGCTGCAGGTGGTATTTTAAGCCAGATGGGGAAAATAGATCCTGATAAAGCATCTAAAATAAGTGAGGCTATGACACCTAAGAAAATAGATATAGGGGAAGTGAAATGAAATCATCTGTTATGATGACTCATGTTGTGAAATTTTTATCGGAATTTGCGTCTGATGAGTTTGATGAGATAAAATCCTATTCAGTTGAAAAAATGATACCAGCTGTTGAGAAATGCGTGGCAGAGTTTTTAAAATTTATGGTTAAGTTAAAGAACCCAAATAAAATTTTAGAGATTGGAACTGGTGCTGGTTATGCTACTGCTCACCTTGCATTATATGGGAAAGAGGTTACAACAGTTGAGTACAATCCTGAGAGACTTGAAAAAGCGAAAGATTTCTTAAAAGATTTTGACAATATTACCTTTATTTATGAAAATGCTAAAGAATATTTGAAAAAGTGTAATGATAAATTTGATTTTGTATTTGTAGATGGGGTAAAAAGGGATTATTTGGAGTATTTTTTTCTATTAAAACCTCATCTAAATGATGGAGCATTTTTAATTTTTGATGATGTGCTGTTTTATGGTATGGTTTTGGATGAAGATTGTGAGATACCTTTTAAATATAGGAAAACTGTTGAGATGTTAAGAGAATTTATTTTTGAAATGACCACAAAATATAAAGACAATTGTAATATTTTACCCATTGGGAATGGGCTTTTATTGTTGAATTATGAGTGTTGAATTATTAAGTCCTGCTGGAAATTTTGAAAAATTAAAAGCAGCCATAAACTTTGGTGCTGATGCTGTTTATTTTTCAGGCAAAGATTTTGGTTTGCGTGCAAAAGCTGGTAATTTTTCCCTTTATGAAATGGAAGAAGCTTTGAAATATCTCCATGAAAGAGGGAAGAAAGGGTATGTCACTGTAAATATTTATGCGAGAAATTATGACTTTGAAGAGTTAAAAAGATATTTACATCAACTAAATGAAATAAAACTAGATGGTATTATCATAAGTGATTTAGGTGTTTTAAAGCTGATTAAGGATGAAAAGATTGATTTGCCAGTTCATATAAGCACACAAGCTAATACTACAAATTATTACGCTGTAAATATGTGGAAAAAGCTTGGTGCAAGCAGAGTAGTATTGGCTAGGGAGTTATCAAAGAGTGAAATAGAATATATTTGTAAAAATTGTGATATGGAGATTGAGGTGTTTGTGCACGGTGCTATGTGCATTTCCCATTCTGGTAGATGCGTTTTGAGCAATTATATGACTGGCAGAGATGCAAATAGAGGTGAATGTACGCACCCTTGCAGATGGAATTATTATTTGATGGAAGAAACAAGAGAGGGTGAATATTTCCCTATCTTTGAGGATGAAAGAGGTACATATATTTATAATTCTAAAGACCTTTGCCTATTAAAATATGTAAAAGAATTGATGGATATGGGTGTGCACAGTTTAAAAATAGAAGGTCGAATGAAAAGTGTGATGTATGTTTCTGTAGTAACAGGAGTTTATAGAAAAGTTATTGATGATTTAAAAAATGGTAAAGAACCAGATTATGATTATTTGATGAACCTTTTGATGAGTGTGAGTAACAGAGAATATACCACAGGATTTTATCTCGGTAATGCTGATAGAGATTCGATGAATTATAAAACATCAAGCTATGTAAGAAATACAGATTTTTTAGGTGTGGTAAACAATTATAAGGATGGGAAGCTGTTTTTTGATAGCAGAGGGAAAATCTTAGCAAATGAAGCCCTATCCATTTTAAATAGAAATATGAAAGAAGAAACTATAGTTTTTGATAAAATATTTGATGTTGATGGGAACTTGGTTGAATTTACAAAACCAAATAAAGAGTATTATATTCTGACAGATAAAGCTTTTGGTAGTGGATCGATAATCAGAAGGTATAAGGTGTAATATGGATGAGAGTATTTTAAAAGAATATCAAAAGCTTGTGGATGAAATAAATTATCACGATTATAGATACTATGTTTTAAATGACCCAGTTATTTCTGATTATGAATATGACCAGCTTTATAAAAGATTAAAAGAGATAGAGAGTAAATATCCAGAAATTATATCACCATATTCTCCGACACAGAGAGTTGGTTATGCACCAGTATCAAATTTAAAAACTGTAAAACATGAAGTTAAAATGTTATCTCTTGATAATACATACAATGAAGGTGAGTTAAAGGATTTTTACAATAGAGTATTGAAAAACCTTGAAAGTGTTCCCTCTTTTGTTGTGGAGCCCAAAATTGATGGAGCAGCTGTTTCTCTTACCTATGAAGATGGGATTTTACAGATAGGGGCAACAAGAGGGGATGGAGTGACAGGTGAGGATGTCACTCACAATGTGAAAACGATAAAATCTATACCTTTAAAAATTGCTGTAAAAGGAAAGTTGGTTGTAAGAGGTGAAGTATTTTTACCTAAAAGTGAGTTTGAAAGGATAAATGATGAGAGGGTAAAGAATGGTTTAGAGCCTTTTGCAAATCCAAGGAATGCTGCTGCGGGGACATTGAAACTACTTGATCCCAGGATTGCTGCTCAGAGAAACTTGGACATTTTTATTTATTCTGTTGATATTGGAAGAAAGCACGATACTCATTTTGATGATTTAAACTATTTAAAAGGGTTAGGTTTTAAAGTTAATCCATTAATAAAAAAAGTAGAAAGTTTTGAAGATATTATTTCTCATATAGAGAATTTAGGAAAAATGAGAGATGAGTTAGATTATGAAATTGATGGAGCTGTGATAAAGGTAAATGAATATTCTTATCAAGAGCAGCTTGGAGAAACGATAAAGTATCCAAGATGGGCTGTAGCTTTTAAATATCCACCAGAGCTAAAAACAACTGTTTTAAAAGATGTTATTTTTCAGGTGGGTAGGACGGGGATTATTACTCCTGTTGCAGTATTGGAGCCTGTACATATTTCTGGGTCTGTTGTGAAAAGAGCTACATTGCATAATGAGGATGAAATCAGAAGGTTGGACGTTAAAATTGGAGATACGGTTTTTGTTGAAAAGAGTGGTGAGATTATCCCTAAGATTATAAAAGTTGTTAAAGAAAAAAGAACAGGTAAAGAAAAAGAAATAGTTTTTCCTGAAAAATGTCCTGTGTGTAATGGCTTGGTAAGAAAAGAAAACGCTTATTATGTATGCTTAAATCCAGATTGTAGTGCAAAATTGAAAGCATCCATAATACATTTTGCCTCAAGGGATGCGATGGATATAAAAGGTTTGGGTGAGGCTATTGTTGAGAGGTTTGTTGATTTAGGTTTTTTGAAATCGATTGCAGATATTTATACTTTGGATTTTGAAAAGATTGCTTTGTTAGATGGGTTTGGTAAAAAGTCTGCAGAAAATCTTAAAAAAAGTATAGAAGATAGTAAAAATAGAAGTTTTGATAGAGTGTTGTATGCACTTGGTATTAGGCATGTGGGGATAAAGACTGCAAGGATTCTTACTAACCATTTTAAAAATATTGAAAAACTACAAAAAGCAACCATTGAAGAATTAGTGAGTATAGATGAAGTTGGGGAAATTATTGCTAAGTCTGTTTATTA is a window encoding:
- the fliG gene encoding flagellar motor switch protein FliG, whose product is MAEEREQLSGIKKAAILLITLGEEVSSKIMAELDDEEVADISKEIALTKIVDPAVADDVVEEFYNMYLAKKFISKGGLDYAKSVLTKSLGPERARKIIDRLTKLLEQSTGFEFLTKIDPKQLAKFIQNEHPQTIALILAHLDPSQAAEALAELPEDLKADVALRIANLQDISPAVIKTLSKTLEERFESISSYKVDVGGVKSVAEILNRMDRTTAKTTLERLEKDAPELVSQIRDMMFTFDDIRRLDNTAIQEILKRADKNTLTLALKGADEELQNKFFSNMSKRAVETMKEEMEYMGPVKLKEVEKAQHEIVQIVRELDEEGVISISGGEEEQYV
- a CDS encoding FliH/SctL family protein; the encoded protein is MPKKIIRAEENYKIESFNFKVFRSVQRGVTQYVFKSFDSDSNLEDDSTISGKNDKIEEVIEDTKKDQIAIDKDNYKPQNSEPIDIEEVKSKAREEGYNEGYEKGLQNGLKKAEEYKKEYEAKKDDYLEVLKNGVREAITKIDEVKKAVLSLDEELPNIVLNYIKEIIGVERKLNDELIVSVFKKHMEKIKNATNVIIYVNPDDLDILKSEFNDFDFVPDENVNKGGFRVKTNIGEFDFTIETLMKNFEKTLYEEIETS
- the fliI gene encoding flagellar protein export ATPase FliI — translated: MKKLKLLKNINFDNSVVVTGKVTKIVGLTIEADGPLLSIGTRCEIEGVGGKNILAEIVGFKDDRVILMPYAESEGIAPGSIVRNVAYGNVVKVSEELLGRVLDGLGRPIDSNRVITNYELKSVYTEPPSPLEREIIKDAIHTGVKAIDALITIGKGQRVGIFAGSGVGKSVLLGMIARNSSADVNVIALIGERGREVREFIERDLGEEGLKKSVVVVATSDQSPLVRKMGAFVATTIAEYFRSLGKDVMFMMDSVTRFAMAQREIGLTVGEPPTTKGYTPSVFALLPKLLERAGTKKGEGTITGLYTVLVEGDDLNDPIADSVRSIIDGHIVLDRNLAAKNHFPAIDVMMSASRLMKEIVDERHFEAAGRLRDLIATYREAEDLINIGAYVKGSNKKIDEAILKIDLINNFLKQKIDETSPFEETKKQLFQLAGVK
- a CDS encoding flagellar export protein FliJ translates to MNKKFPLQKVLEHRNRIYEIKLQELEKLKMELSNIENELTILEAEYKRISNDVLNLKNESLLMKPLYDKYLLRVENAINNTKKRLKDKNDEIEQKKEEVVKALNDKKVMEKLKEKHIIDYRNFLKKEELKMIDELVITRFKNDNEI
- a CDS encoding MotE family protein; this encodes MIMRFSLILVIFFTFLGITFSETNLADINRISKHLKEKEKQLQLKEEELKKKEEELKMLEEILNKKSDEIDKKLAKLQKLYDEIKKIEDEDLDRLAKYYASTNPKSAAKIIAKMDLNKAVQLFKRMSPMAAGGILSQMGKIDPDKASKISEAMTPKKIDIGEVK
- a CDS encoding O-methyltransferase, producing MKSSVMMTHVVKFLSEFASDEFDEIKSYSVEKMIPAVEKCVAEFLKFMVKLKNPNKILEIGTGAGYATAHLALYGKEVTTVEYNPERLEKAKDFLKDFDNITFIYENAKEYLKKCNDKFDFVFVDGVKRDYLEYFFLLKPHLNDGAFLIFDDVLFYGMVLDEDCEIPFKYRKTVEMLREFIFEMTTKYKDNCNILPIGNGLLLLNYEC
- a CDS encoding peptidase U32 family protein yields the protein MSVELLSPAGNFEKLKAAINFGADAVYFSGKDFGLRAKAGNFSLYEMEEALKYLHERGKKGYVTVNIYARNYDFEELKRYLHQLNEIKLDGIIISDLGVLKLIKDEKIDLPVHISTQANTTNYYAVNMWKKLGASRVVLARELSKSEIEYICKNCDMEIEVFVHGAMCISHSGRCVLSNYMTGRDANRGECTHPCRWNYYLMEETREGEYFPIFEDERGTYIYNSKDLCLLKYVKELMDMGVHSLKIEGRMKSVMYVSVVTGVYRKVIDDLKNGKEPDYDYLMNLLMSVSNREYTTGFYLGNADRDSMNYKTSSYVRNTDFLGVVNNYKDGKLFFDSRGKILANEALSILNRNMKEETIVFDKIFDVDGNLVEFTKPNKEYYILTDKAFGSGSIIRRYKV
- the ligA gene encoding NAD-dependent DNA ligase LigA; translation: MDESILKEYQKLVDEINYHDYRYYVLNDPVISDYEYDQLYKRLKEIESKYPEIISPYSPTQRVGYAPVSNLKTVKHEVKMLSLDNTYNEGELKDFYNRVLKNLESVPSFVVEPKIDGAAVSLTYEDGILQIGATRGDGVTGEDVTHNVKTIKSIPLKIAVKGKLVVRGEVFLPKSEFERINDERVKNGLEPFANPRNAAAGTLKLLDPRIAAQRNLDIFIYSVDIGRKHDTHFDDLNYLKGLGFKVNPLIKKVESFEDIISHIENLGKMRDELDYEIDGAVIKVNEYSYQEQLGETIKYPRWAVAFKYPPELKTTVLKDVIFQVGRTGIITPVAVLEPVHISGSVVKRATLHNEDEIRRLDVKIGDTVFVEKSGEIIPKIIKVVKEKRTGKEKEIVFPEKCPVCNGLVRKENAYYVCLNPDCSAKLKASIIHFASRDAMDIKGLGEAIVERFVDLGFLKSIADIYTLDFEKIALLDGFGKKSAENLKKSIEDSKNRSFDRVLYALGIRHVGIKTARILTNHFKNIEKLQKATIEELVSIDEVGEIIAKSVYYTLRDENFLKLIERLKSYGLKFSMEDDKENKSEKLKGLKFVITGTLSKPRNYYVELIEKLGGEVSSSVSKKTDYVIVGEDPGSKYNKAISLGVKTINEEEFYKLIGGTDEKY